From Vibrio artabrorum, a single genomic window includes:
- the crr gene encoding PTS glucose transporter subunit IIA, translated as MGLFDKLKKLVSDDSADAGAIEIIAPLSGEIVNIEDVPDVVFAEKIVGDGIAIKPAGDKMVAPVNGTIGKIFETNHAFSIESDDGVELFVHFGIDTVELKGEGFTRVAEEGQSVKAGDTIITFDLALLEEKAKSTLTPVVISNMDEIKELNKLSGSVTVGETPVLKVTK; from the coding sequence ATGGGTCTGTTTGACAAACTGAAAAAGCTTGTATCTGATGACAGCGCTGATGCAGGTGCAATCGAAATCATCGCACCTCTTTCTGGTGAAATCGTAAATATCGAAGATGTGCCAGATGTGGTTTTCGCTGAAAAAATCGTTGGTGACGGCATCGCGATCAAACCAGCTGGTGACAAAATGGTAGCTCCAGTTAACGGTACTATCGGTAAGATTTTCGAAACTAACCACGCATTCTCTATCGAGTCTGACGACGGTGTTGAGCTTTTCGTTCACTTCGGTATCGATACTGTTGAACTAAAAGGCGAAGGCTTCACTCGTGTAGCTGAAGAAGGTCAATCAGTTAAAGCTGGTGACACTATCATCACTTTCGATCTAGCACTTCTAGAAGAGAAAGCGAAATCAACGCTGACTCCAGTTGTTATCTCTAACATGGACGAAATCAAGGAGCTGAACAAGCTTTCTGGTTCTGTAACTGTTGGCGAAACTCCAGTTCTTAAAGTCACTAAGTAA
- a CDS encoding flagellin gives MAVNVNTNVSAMTAQRYLNSANNAQQTSMERLSSGSKINSAKDDAAGLQISNRLNVQSRGLDVAVRNANDGISIAQTAEGAMNETTNILQRMRDLSLQSSNGSNSKSERVAIQEEVTALNDELNRIAETTSFGGNKLLNGTAGTRSFQIGADSGEAVMLELKGMRSDNAQMGGKSYQTENAKDKNWNVQAGSNDLKMSFTDNFGQAQEIDINAKAGDDIEELATYINGQQDSIKASVTEDGKLQLFGGSNKVTGDVSFSGGLAGELGMQPGKDVTVDSIDVTTVGGAQESVAIIDTALKYVDSTRAELGAFQNRFEHAISNLDNINENVNASKSRIKDTDFAKETTQMTKSQILSQASSSILAQAKQAPNAALSLLG, from the coding sequence ATGGCAGTGAATGTAAATACCAACGTTTCAGCGATGACAGCGCAACGTTACCTAAACAGCGCAAACAACGCACAACAAACATCAATGGAACGCTTATCTTCAGGTTCTAAAATCAACAGCGCGAAAGATGACGCTGCGGGTCTACAAATCTCTAACCGTTTGAATGTTCAGAGCCGCGGTCTTGATGTTGCGGTACGTAACGCAAATGATGGTATCTCTATTGCACAAACCGCGGAAGGTGCAATGAACGAGACAACTAACATCTTGCAACGCATGCGTGATTTGTCTCTACAATCTTCAAATGGCTCGAACTCAAAATCTGAGCGTGTTGCGATTCAAGAAGAAGTCACAGCACTGAACGACGAACTTAACCGTATCGCAGAAACGACGTCTTTCGGCGGTAACAAGCTACTTAACGGTACTGCCGGTACTCGCTCATTCCAAATCGGCGCGGATAGCGGTGAAGCGGTTATGCTTGAACTGAAAGGCATGCGTTCTGATAACGCACAAATGGGTGGTAAGAGCTACCAAACTGAGAACGCGAAAGACAAAAACTGGAACGTTCAAGCTGGCTCTAACGATTTGAAAATGTCTTTCACTGATAACTTTGGTCAAGCACAAGAAATCGATATCAACGCAAAAGCGGGTGACGATATTGAAGAGCTTGCGACGTACATCAACGGTCAACAAGACTCAATCAAAGCGTCTGTCACTGAAGATGGCAAGTTACAATTGTTTGGCGGCAGCAATAAAGTGACTGGCGATGTCTCTTTCTCTGGCGGTCTAGCGGGTGAGCTAGGCATGCAACCGGGCAAAGATGTCACCGTTGATTCGATTGACGTAACGACGGTTGGCGGCGCACAAGAGTCTGTAGCGATTATTGATACGGCCCTGAAATATGTAGATAGTACTCGTGCTGAACTGGGTGCTTTCCAAAACCGTTTCGAGCACGCTATCAGTAATTTAGATAACATTAACGAGAACGTTAACGCATCTAAGAGCCGCATTAAAGATACCGATTTCGCGAAAGAAACGACTCAGATGACGAAGTCTCAGATCCTTTCTCAAGCTTCAAGTTCGATTCTTGCTCAAGCGAAACAAGCACCGAACGCAGCCCTTAGCCTGCTCGGTTAA
- a CDS encoding flagellin — protein MAITVNTNVSALVAQRNLSHANNMLTQSLERLASGSRINSAKDDAAGLQISNRLETQMSGIDVAVRNANDGISIMQTAEGAMNESTNIMQRMRDLSLQASNGSNSASERIAIQEEVTALNDELNRIAETTSFGGKKLLNGSFGHTSFQIGGSSGEAVQIGLKSMRTDGINMGGFSYVANGMATNSWEVKPNQSDMTMSFTDRFGQPQEITINAKVGDDIEELATYINGQTDLVSASVNDKGQLQVYMAGKEAAGTIAFSGALADELSMSVGYYESVDDINVTDVGGVQRAVSILDTAMKYIDGHRSELGAMQNRFDHAINNLENVHENLATSNSRIKDTDYAKETTQMLKQQILQQVSTTILAQAKQAPNLALTLLG, from the coding sequence ATGGCTATAACTGTTAATACGAATGTCTCGGCGTTAGTGGCTCAGAGAAATCTCTCTCACGCGAATAACATGCTGACTCAATCTTTGGAGCGTCTAGCTTCAGGGAGCCGTATTAATAGTGCAAAAGACGACGCTGCCGGGTTACAGATCTCAAATCGATTAGAAACACAGATGAGCGGCATTGATGTTGCCGTTCGAAACGCCAACGATGGTATCTCCATTATGCAGACCGCAGAAGGGGCGATGAATGAAAGTACGAATATCATGCAGCGCATGCGAGATTTGTCTCTACAAGCGAGTAATGGTTCGAATAGTGCATCAGAACGAATCGCCATTCAAGAAGAGGTGACCGCCTTAAATGACGAACTGAATCGCATTGCAGAAACCACCTCATTCGGTGGTAAAAAGCTACTCAACGGCAGTTTTGGCCACACCTCGTTTCAAATCGGTGGCAGTTCCGGCGAAGCGGTGCAGATTGGTTTGAAAAGCATGCGTACTGATGGCATCAACATGGGCGGTTTTAGCTATGTCGCCAATGGCATGGCCACTAACTCATGGGAAGTGAAGCCCAATCAGAGTGATATGACGATGTCGTTTACTGATCGTTTTGGTCAGCCACAAGAGATCACCATCAACGCCAAAGTGGGTGATGATATCGAAGAGTTGGCGACTTACATTAATGGTCAAACGGATCTCGTCTCGGCTTCAGTTAACGATAAAGGTCAGCTTCAGGTTTATATGGCTGGCAAAGAGGCCGCGGGAACGATCGCTTTCTCAGGCGCGTTAGCTGACGAGTTATCCATGTCGGTTGGTTATTACGAGTCAGTGGACGACATCAATGTGACCGATGTGGGAGGGGTTCAGCGTGCAGTTTCCATTCTGGATACAGCGATGAAGTATATTGATGGTCATCGCTCTGAGCTAGGCGCAATGCAAAACCGTTTTGATCATGCCATTAATAATCTCGAAAACGTCCATGAAAACTTGGCGACATCAAACAGTCGAATTAAAGATACTGATTACGCTAAAGAAACCACTCAAATGCTTAAACAACAAATACTGCAGCAAGTGAGTACCACCATTTTGGCTCAAGCAAAGCAAGCCCCAAACCTGGCTTTAACGTTATTGGGTTAA
- a CDS encoding Dyp-type peroxidase has protein sequence MLNIPNEQPKIQSAILPECGPFALYVQLKVNANAANVLAEIQKLPILVDELNQTQPDANLTASVAFSKAFWAQFEQAAPADLIDFPALGDGDITAPSTLSDVLIHCHSNRHDLHFFILRKLLSDIAADVEVVDETYGYRFLDSRDMTDFVDGTENPKDAQRAEVAIVPEGEFAGGSYVMVQRFVHNLPAWNRLNVSAQEKVIGRTKPDSIELDDVPAASHVGRVDIKEQGKGLKIVRHSLPYGTATGDHGLLFIAYCNVRHNFDAMLESMYGATDGKTDQLLRFTKAVTGAYYFAPSTDMLSALTIK, from the coding sequence ATGCTTAACATCCCAAATGAGCAGCCTAAAATTCAAAGCGCTATCTTGCCAGAATGTGGGCCTTTCGCTCTTTATGTTCAATTGAAAGTTAACGCTAACGCTGCCAATGTATTAGCAGAAATTCAAAAGCTTCCGATTCTCGTTGACGAGTTAAATCAAACTCAACCAGATGCGAACTTAACAGCATCGGTTGCGTTCTCAAAAGCTTTTTGGGCTCAGTTCGAGCAAGCAGCGCCCGCGGATTTGATTGACTTCCCAGCACTTGGTGACGGTGATATCACTGCACCGAGTACTTTGTCTGATGTTCTGATCCACTGCCATTCAAACCGACATGATCTGCACTTTTTTATCCTACGTAAATTACTCTCTGACATCGCGGCTGATGTTGAAGTAGTTGATGAAACTTATGGTTACCGCTTCTTAGATTCTCGTGACATGACAGACTTTGTTGATGGCACTGAAAACCCGAAAGACGCACAACGTGCTGAAGTCGCTATTGTGCCTGAGGGTGAATTCGCTGGTGGTAGTTATGTGATGGTGCAGCGTTTTGTGCACAACCTGCCGGCTTGGAATCGTTTGAATGTATCGGCACAAGAGAAAGTGATTGGTCGAACTAAACCTGATTCAATTGAGTTAGATGATGTTCCTGCAGCGTCTCACGTTGGCCGGGTGGATATCAAAGAACAAGGCAAGGGGCTTAAGATTGTTCGCCACAGCCTACCTTACGGTACGGCTACGGGCGATCACGGCTTATTGTTTATTGCTTACTGTAACGTTCGTCATAACTTCGATGCGATGTTAGAGAGCATGTACGGCGCAACAGATGGCAAAACAGACCAACTGCTTCGCTTTACCAAAGCAGTGACTGGCGCTTACTACTTTGCACCTTCAACTGACATGTTGAGTGCATTAACGATTAAGTAA
- a CDS encoding DUF2919 domain-containing protein produces MKVRFVRYSIEQYDKHGFLKAPILLWLGWLFLAKALVVFVVAGASRASGTDILEIIYPDHQMFYIGIALSIPSVLLMWLFGLRTPERKRLNKVVSWGGWVTIMTILTQGSHTIYLIYLDNGWFRWSNGITLLLLLWFVLYLTNSRAARDCFKVVELED; encoded by the coding sequence ATGAAAGTGAGATTTGTGCGCTACTCCATAGAACAATACGATAAGCACGGTTTTTTAAAAGCCCCAATCCTATTATGGCTAGGTTGGTTATTTTTGGCGAAGGCTTTGGTCGTTTTCGTTGTCGCAGGTGCCAGTCGAGCGTCGGGAACTGATATCCTTGAGATCATCTACCCAGATCACCAAATGTTTTATATCGGGATTGCTTTGAGTATCCCTAGTGTGTTGCTGATGTGGCTATTTGGACTGCGAACGCCAGAGAGAAAACGTCTCAACAAAGTTGTGTCGTGGGGGGGCTGGGTCACTATAATGACTATCCTGACACAAGGTTCCCATACGATTTATTTAATCTATTTGGATAACGGATGGTTCCGTTGGTCCAATGGCATCACTTTATTGCTGCTTTTATGGTTCGTACTTTACCTTACCAATAGCCGTGCCGCTAGGGATTGCTTTAAAGTGGTTGAGCTCGAAGACTGA
- a CDS encoding DUF2956 domain-containing protein yields MKKKTNTPSVESQQEALKIAKATQKPAQTKEQTKLIAQGIEKGIALYKKQQKERSRQADKAKKREQKEKRTQPITPALKDDVAPQVESSSSHVNKLPWLLLIASWASFAIYLMK; encoded by the coding sequence ATGAAAAAGAAAACTAATACACCGTCTGTTGAATCTCAACAAGAAGCACTTAAGATAGCCAAAGCGACTCAAAAGCCAGCTCAAACCAAAGAGCAGACTAAATTGATTGCTCAAGGGATCGAAAAAGGCATTGCACTCTACAAAAAACAGCAAAAAGAACGCAGTCGCCAAGCAGACAAAGCGAAGAAGCGCGAACAAAAAGAGAAACGGACTCAGCCCATCACTCCAGCCCTAAAAGACGATGTCGCCCCACAGGTTGAGTCATCATCAAGTCACGTGAATAAACTGCCGTGGTTACTTTTGATCGCGAGTTGGGCGAGCTTTGCGATTTATTTGATGAAATAG
- a CDS encoding DUF4156 domain-containing protein: protein MKKEFITLVMTSLLLGCTAPTYPSHSQAGQVQMDYHGVTDLTQCEYRGEVTGSEGHWYSYLFFPNDVLIQGAMNELKAQAIELNANKVLFTSPQDFATSVTMIGTAYRCP from the coding sequence ATGAAAAAGGAATTCATCACTTTAGTTATGACGAGCCTGCTACTCGGGTGTACGGCTCCGACCTATCCCTCTCATAGTCAAGCTGGCCAAGTACAAATGGATTATCATGGCGTCACTGATCTGACTCAATGTGAATATCGAGGAGAAGTCACGGGCAGCGAAGGACACTGGTACAGCTACCTATTCTTCCCTAACGACGTGCTGATTCAAGGTGCTATGAATGAACTAAAAGCGCAAGCTATTGAGCTTAATGCAAACAAAGTTTTGTTCACCTCTCCTCAAGATTTCGCCACCTCTGTGACTATGATTGGCACCGCTTATCGTTGTCCTTGA
- a CDS encoding winged helix-turn-helix domain-containing protein, producing the protein MELSPVFARRLYLALLVESLERPNVPKLIEKTGWPRRTIQDVLKALPGIGIELMFVQDGRRHNDGYYQLSDWGPFDSQWVLERKGDIATSLGFSA; encoded by the coding sequence ATGGAGTTGAGTCCTGTTTTTGCAAGGCGGCTATATTTAGCATTGTTAGTGGAAAGCCTTGAACGGCCAAATGTGCCAAAACTCATCGAAAAAACGGGGTGGCCTCGTCGTACGATTCAAGATGTACTCAAGGCGTTACCGGGGATCGGTATCGAACTTATGTTTGTTCAAGATGGGCGACGTCATAATGATGGTTATTACCAGTTATCCGATTGGGGGCCATTTGATAGTCAGTGGGTACTAGAACGTAAAGGCGATATAGCGACAAGCCTTGGATTTAGTGCATAA
- a CDS encoding ArsC family reductase, with the protein MTITMFGIPNCDTIKKAKKWLEAEGIEFEFHDYRKQGITEALVTTFCSELGWELVLNKRGTTYRQLSQEQKETLTEEKAVALLVEQPAMIKRPILKVDGTLHIGFKADQYAAIFA; encoded by the coding sequence ATGACTATCACTATGTTTGGTATCCCAAATTGCGACACCATAAAAAAAGCAAAGAAATGGCTCGAAGCTGAAGGTATTGAATTCGAATTTCACGATTATCGCAAACAAGGCATTACTGAAGCGTTGGTCACTACCTTCTGTTCAGAGCTTGGTTGGGAGCTTGTGCTCAACAAACGTGGAACAACGTATCGTCAGCTTTCTCAAGAACAAAAAGAGACGTTAACGGAAGAAAAAGCGGTGGCTCTGCTCGTTGAACAACCAGCAATGATTAAGCGCCCGATATTAAAAGTAGATGGCACACTTCACATTGGTTTTAAAGCTGACCAGTACGCCGCTATTTTTGCTTAG
- the dapE gene encoding succinyl-diaminopimelate desuccinylase yields MTDSPTLALAKDLISRQSVTPEDAGCQELMIERLKALGFEIEVMVFEDTTNFWARRGTEAPLFAFAGHTDVVPAGPLEQWHTKPFEPTIVDGFLYGRGAADMKGSLASMIIAVEQFIAKHPDHTGSIGFLITSDEEGPFINGTVRVVEALMARGENIDMCIVGEPSSTEFVGDIVKNGRRGSITGDLTIKGTQGHVAYPHLANNPVHSSLLAIHELATTEWDKGNDYFPPTSFQIPNVSAGTGASNVIPGEFNVQFNLRFSTELNNDIIVERITTILDKYDFEYDLKWTFNGDPFLTDAGSLLDAIVDAVGDVNDVKPALLTTGGTSDGRFIARMKGQVVELGPVNATIHKVNECVKVADLEKLTDMYEKTLKNLFAK; encoded by the coding sequence ATGACAGATAGCCCAACTTTGGCTCTCGCAAAAGACCTCATTAGCCGTCAATCAGTAACACCTGAAGATGCTGGCTGCCAAGAATTAATGATTGAACGCTTAAAAGCACTCGGCTTTGAGATCGAAGTGATGGTATTTGAAGATACAACGAACTTTTGGGCTCGCCGTGGGACTGAAGCGCCTCTGTTTGCTTTTGCCGGTCACACTGATGTTGTGCCTGCTGGCCCATTAGAGCAGTGGCACACCAAGCCATTTGAGCCGACCATCGTCGACGGTTTCCTATATGGCCGTGGGGCTGCGGATATGAAAGGCTCTCTGGCTTCAATGATTATTGCGGTAGAACAATTCATTGCCAAACACCCAGACCATACAGGCTCAATCGGTTTCCTTATCACATCGGATGAAGAAGGCCCCTTCATCAACGGCACTGTACGTGTGGTTGAAGCGCTGATGGCCCGTGGTGAGAACATCGATATGTGCATAGTAGGTGAACCATCAAGCACTGAGTTCGTGGGGGATATTGTGAAGAACGGTCGTCGTGGTTCTATCACCGGCGATCTCACAATTAAAGGCACGCAAGGTCATGTTGCTTACCCTCACCTAGCGAATAACCCGGTGCACAGCTCTCTGCTTGCGATCCACGAACTGGCAACCACGGAGTGGGATAAAGGCAATGATTACTTCCCGCCTACCAGCTTCCAGATCCCCAATGTGAGTGCTGGCACTGGTGCGTCAAACGTGATTCCTGGTGAATTTAATGTGCAATTTAACCTGCGTTTTAGCACAGAGTTAAATAACGACATCATCGTTGAACGCATCACAACAATACTCGACAAATACGATTTCGAGTATGACCTAAAATGGACATTCAATGGCGACCCATTCTTAACCGACGCAGGATCGCTACTTGATGCGATTGTTGATGCTGTAGGTGATGTTAATGATGTTAAACCAGCGCTACTGACTACAGGCGGTACATCTGACGGACGCTTTATTGCACGCATGAAAGGGCAAGTCGTCGAACTCGGCCCCGTGAATGCGACCATTCATAAAGTTAACGAGTGCGTGAAAGTCGCTGACCTAGAGAAGCTAACTGACATGTACGAAAAAACACTTAAAAACTTATTCGCTAAATAG
- a CDS encoding M15 family metallopeptidase, with the protein MTPEQLTGQSDSHLKPTLIGTKTFMVHSEVREDLKHLIEAAQLAGFKMEIVSGFRDYERQTLIWNRKFSGEVPILDLESQPLDASTLSEHQKLSAILRWSALPGASRHHWGCDFDVFARNQLPEGTQLQLEPWEYLTGHQQAFYQWLATHADQFGFFFPYSQDLGGVAVEPWHISHRKVSQSCLSQLSPTLLGKQLQSKPILGYKVIMERLDDIYTRFVANISQ; encoded by the coding sequence ATGACACCAGAGCAGCTTACCGGACAATCAGATTCTCACTTGAAGCCGACCCTCATTGGCACTAAGACATTTATGGTTCACAGTGAGGTCAGAGAAGATCTAAAGCATTTGATTGAAGCTGCTCAACTCGCTGGTTTTAAAATGGAGATTGTCAGTGGTTTTCGCGACTATGAAAGGCAAACTCTCATTTGGAACCGTAAGTTTTCTGGTGAAGTTCCAATATTAGATTTAGAAAGCCAGCCTCTTGATGCTTCCACACTCAGTGAGCATCAGAAGTTGTCGGCCATCTTGAGATGGTCAGCCCTTCCTGGAGCGAGTCGTCATCATTGGGGGTGCGACTTTGATGTTTTTGCTCGTAACCAATTACCTGAAGGCACACAACTGCAATTGGAACCATGGGAATACCTAACCGGTCACCAGCAAGCGTTTTACCAATGGCTTGCCACCCATGCCGATCAGTTTGGTTTTTTCTTTCCTTACAGCCAAGACCTTGGTGGTGTGGCAGTGGAACCCTGGCATATTAGCCACCGTAAGGTCTCTCAGTCATGCTTATCACAGTTATCTCCGACTTTACTTGGCAAGCAACTCCAATCTAAGCCAATATTAGGATATAAGGTAATCATGGAGCGACTAGATGATATCTATACGCGTTTCGTCGCCAATATCAGTCAGTAG
- a CDS encoding DUF2897 family protein, which yields MLEWLFNPWVIIIIVVSVVVGNIAALKQTANMDLTGRSKAKKDLDKLNRLAKLNQEKAQEDDSTDNKNV from the coding sequence ATGTTGGAGTGGCTTTTTAACCCTTGGGTTATCATCATCATCGTTGTTAGTGTTGTCGTGGGCAACATTGCCGCTCTCAAACAGACCGCAAATATGGATCTAACTGGTCGCAGCAAAGCCAAGAAAGACTTAGACAAGCTCAATCGCTTAGCTAAACTCAACCAAGAGAAGGCTCAAGAAGATGACTCTACGGACAATAAAAACGTTTAG
- the bamC gene encoding outer membrane protein assembly factor BamC, whose protein sequence is MKYSHQLVIGSLAVFVLTACSGSPTQRRQAKDDFEYLETPEFSQWQLPEEAQPQFYPNFDVPSGEFSGGIGREVDIRPPQQVLELIPGARAERQNGEVTLWLLRAEEADRVWQTAVDMLAQRGIGIRTQSENEIETDWVTWVPEDEEVEIGSRYSISRFQANNRYGFKINLIDWREGSDEKPVSATNKERYNAFLTNLVMAKYDENLRAEATLKAQELVKRIPISMGADRSGFPVIIARTPYNMLWQRLPTLLPKMGFEIEERNQSQGTVKAKYAAPDDEFWEDIGLQPIDLASGTYTFLFGDLGNRTSINVTNAAGKPVEEALLKSMVPILAHIADQTKDVKEAEAE, encoded by the coding sequence ATGAAGTATTCTCACCAGCTAGTGATTGGGTCACTGGCTGTTTTCGTTCTTACTGCATGTTCTGGCAGCCCGACTCAACGTCGCCAAGCCAAAGATGATTTCGAATACTTAGAAACACCTGAGTTTTCACAATGGCAATTGCCCGAAGAGGCCCAACCTCAGTTTTACCCTAACTTTGACGTTCCAAGTGGTGAGTTTAGCGGTGGCATCGGTCGTGAAGTGGATATTCGCCCTCCTCAACAGGTTCTTGAACTGATCCCTGGGGCTCGTGCTGAGCGTCAAAATGGTGAAGTGACCTTGTGGCTTCTTCGTGCTGAAGAAGCTGATCGCGTGTGGCAAACGGCTGTAGACATGTTAGCTCAGCGTGGTATTGGCATTCGTACGCAATCAGAAAACGAGATTGAGACCGATTGGGTGACTTGGGTTCCTGAAGATGAAGAAGTAGAGATTGGCAGCCGCTACTCTATCTCTCGTTTCCAAGCAAACAACCGTTATGGTTTTAAAATTAACCTGATTGATTGGCGCGAAGGTTCAGACGAAAAACCCGTTTCGGCAACCAATAAAGAACGTTATAACGCGTTCTTAACCAACCTAGTGATGGCGAAGTACGATGAAAACCTTCGTGCTGAAGCGACATTAAAAGCACAAGAGTTGGTGAAACGCATTCCAATATCAATGGGTGCAGACCGCAGTGGCTTCCCGGTGATCATTGCTCGCACACCATACAATATGTTGTGGCAGCGTTTACCGACTTTGTTACCAAAGATGGGCTTTGAGATCGAAGAGCGCAATCAATCCCAAGGTACGGTGAAAGCTAAGTACGCGGCACCAGACGATGAGTTTTGGGAAGATATTGGTTTACAACCTATTGATTTAGCCTCAGGTACTTACACCTTCTTGTTTGGTGATCTTGGCAATCGCACGTCAATTAACGTCACGAATGCAGCGGGTAAGCCAGTGGAAGAAGCGTTGCTTAAGTCCATGGTTCCTATCTTGGCGCACATTGCAGACCAAACGAAAGATGTCAAAGAAGCGGAAGCTGAGTAA
- the dapA gene encoding 4-hydroxy-tetrahydrodipicolinate synthase gives MFSGSIVALVTPFNSDGEVDFDSLKKLVDHHVAAGSDGLVAVGTTGESSTLTIEEHVKVVNKVVEFADGRIPVIAGTGANATHESVLFSRLLNGSGIAGCLSVTPYYNKPTQEGLYQHYKAIAEVSDVPQILYNVPGRTSVDLLPETVARLAQIENIVALKDATGDLDRIAIHRELCGKDFILLSGDDLTGLEFVKRGGDGVISVTNNVAAADMATMFKLAKEGKFEEAEAINERLKPLHKNLFVESNPIPVKWAVHKMGLIAEGGLRLPLTELSESAQPVVAQAMTEACIY, from the coding sequence ATGTTTTCAGGAAGTATTGTTGCGCTAGTTACGCCATTTAACTCAGATGGTGAAGTGGATTTCGACAGCCTTAAAAAGTTAGTTGATCACCATGTTGCTGCAGGTAGCGATGGTCTGGTTGCGGTTGGCACAACGGGTGAGTCTTCAACACTCACGATTGAAGAGCATGTCAAAGTGGTCAATAAGGTCGTTGAATTTGCCGATGGTCGTATTCCTGTTATTGCAGGTACCGGCGCGAATGCAACTCACGAGTCAGTGCTGTTCAGCCGTTTATTAAATGGTTCTGGTATTGCCGGTTGCCTGAGTGTGACGCCTTACTACAACAAGCCGACTCAGGAAGGACTGTATCAGCACTACAAAGCGATTGCTGAAGTGAGTGATGTACCACAAATTTTGTATAATGTGCCGGGCCGTACCTCTGTTGACTTGTTACCTGAAACGGTCGCTCGCCTTGCTCAAATTGAAAATATCGTTGCACTCAAAGATGCGACGGGTGATCTCGACAGAATTGCAATTCACCGTGAACTTTGTGGCAAAGATTTTATCTTACTCAGTGGTGATGACTTAACTGGCTTAGAGTTTGTTAAGCGTGGTGGCGATGGTGTGATTTCTGTCACCAATAATGTTGCAGCCGCTGATATGGCAACCATGTTCAAACTCGCAAAAGAAGGTAAGTTCGAAGAAGCTGAAGCGATCAATGAACGTTTGAAGCCGCTACACAAGAACTTATTCGTGGAGTCTAATCCTATTCCCGTAAAATGGGCGGTTCATAAAATGGGACTGATTGCGGAAGGTGGCTTACGTCTACCGCTGACTGAACTGTCAGAATCCGCTCAGCCTGTTGTTGCTCAAGCAATGACAGAAGCGTGCATTTACTAA
- a CDS encoding glycine cleavage system protein R — translation MTQHLVITAVGTDRPGVCNQVVHLVTQSGCNIMDSRIALFGEEFTLIMLLSGKANNITRVETTLPLLGQEHDLITIMKRTSPHDVPQNSYTLEVFVESDDKLGLTEKFTQFFADREIGLDSLSAQTIKKSKIQLDNDQFHIAITASVQSECNLMQLQEEFNSLCQSLSVHGSLNFIKNSL, via the coding sequence ATGACTCAACATCTAGTCATCACAGCTGTGGGCACCGATCGCCCAGGCGTATGCAACCAAGTGGTTCATTTAGTCACTCAATCAGGCTGCAACATTATGGATAGCCGTATCGCTCTATTTGGCGAAGAATTTACACTGATCATGCTACTCTCTGGCAAGGCAAACAACATTACCCGCGTTGAAACCACCTTACCCTTACTTGGCCAAGAACACGACTTGATTACCATTATGAAGCGAACCTCACCTCATGATGTGCCTCAGAACTCTTACACGCTTGAGGTTTTCGTTGAATCGGACGACAAACTGGGGCTTACCGAAAAGTTTACTCAGTTCTTTGCAGACCGAGAGATCGGCCTCGATTCTCTTAGCGCGCAAACGATCAAGAAGTCTAAGATTCAACTTGATAACGACCAATTTCATATCGCTATTACCGCTTCTGTACAATCCGAATGTAATTTGATGCAGCTACAAGAAGAGTTTAATTCGCTGTGTCAGAGCCTGTCAGTCCATGGCTCGCTCAACTTTATCAAAAACAGTCTTTAA